The genome window TCGGCCTATCTGAGCTTCTCCTCCGACATCCTCCAGCAGAACGAGATCACCGACTACCTGGTGCGGATCGTCCAGCCACGCCTCTCGGCGATCCAGGGGGTACAGCGGGCCGACGTGCTGGGGGCCCGCACCTTTGCCATGAGGATCTGGCTGAAGCCCGAGCGGATGGCGGCCCTCAACGTGAGCCCGGCCCAGGTGCGCGAGGCCCTGGCGGCCAACAACTTCCTGGCCGCCCTGGGGCGGACCAAGGGGTCCCTGATCCAGGTGAACCTCACCGCCAACACCAACCTGAACACGGTGGAGGAATTCCGGCAACTGGTGGTGCGGCGCCAGGACGGCGCCTGGTACGGCTGTCAGACATCGCCGACGTGTCGCTGGGGGCCGAGGACTATGACGCCGAGGTCCGCTTCTCGGGCCAGACCGCCGTGTTCATGGGAATCTGGCCCCTGCCCAACGCCAACTCCCTCGACGTGATCAAGCGGGTCCGGGCGGAAATGGCGGCCATCCAGAGGGACCTCCCCTCTGGGCTCCAGGCCCGGGTGGCCTACGACGCCACCGATTACATCGACAACGCCATCCGGGAGGTGCTCAAGACCCTGGGCGAGACCCTGCTCATCGTCATCGTGGTGATCTTCCTGTTCCTGGGCTCCCTCCGCTCATCCCTGGTGCCGGTGGTGGCGATCCCGGTGTCGCTCATCGGCGCCGTGTTCCTGATGCAGGCCTTCGGCTTCACCGTGAACCTGCTGACGCTCCTGGCCATCGTCCTGTCGGTGGGTCTCGTGGTGGACGACGCCATCGTGGTGGTGGAGAACGTGGAGCGGCACATGCGGGAGGGACAGTCACCCCTGGAAGCGGCGTTTCTCGCGCCCGGGAGCTGGTGGGGCCCATCATCGCCATGACCATCACCCTGGCCGCCGTCTATCTTCCCATCGGCCTCCAGGGGGGGCTGACCGGCTCCCTGTTCCGGGAGTTCGCCTTTACCCTGGCCGGGGCGGTGACCATTTCCGGGGTGGTGGCCCTGACCCTGTCGCCGGTCATGTCGGCCAAGTTCCTGAAGCCGGGGGCCGGCGAGCACGGCCTGGCCGGGCGGATCAGCCGCGACTTCAACCGGCTCAGGGATGCCTACGGCCGCTGGCTCGACGCCACCCTGGCCGCCCGGCCGGCGGTCTACACGGTCTGGCTGGTGGTGAGCCTCCTGGCCATCCCCATGTTCACCATGTCGGCGCGGGAACTGGCCCCCACCGAGGACCAGGGGGTCATCTTCGGCATCCTGGACGCCTCGGCCAACTCGACCCTGGACCAGACGAGCCGCTACGCCGCCGCGGCCAACAAGGTGTTCCTGGGCATCCCCGAGACCGACTTCACCTTCCAGATCACCTTCCCCAACTCGGGCTTCGGCGGCATGGTCACCAAGCCGTGGGACAAGCGGGAGCGGACCGTGTTCCAGATGATGCCCGAGGTGCAGCAGAAGCTGGCCGCCATCCCCGGCATCCGGATGTTCCCGGTGACCCCGCCGGCCCTGCCCGGGGGCGGGCAGTTCCCGGTGGAGTTCATCCTGGCCTCCACGGCCGATACCGGGCAGATCCTCGAATTCGCCCAGAAGCTCCAGTTGAAGGCCATGCAGAGCGGCATGTTCGCCTTCCCGCCCCTTATCGACGTGAAGATCGACCAGCCCGAGGCCCGGTTTGAGATCGACCGGGACAAGGTGGCCGCCCTGGGGCTCAACCTGGAGCAGGTGGGGGCCGACCTGGGCGCATGGTGGGGGGGAACTTCGTCAACCGCTTCGACATTGCCGGGCGGAGCTACAAGGTCATCCCCCAGATCGAACGGGTGGGCCGCCTCAACCCCGAGCAGCTCTCGTCGGTCTACATCACCGGCCCCGAGGGAAAACTCATCCCCTTGTCCACCGTTGCCAGCCTGAAGGAGACCGTGGTCCCCCGTTCCCTCAACCGGTTCCAGCAACTGAACGCAGTCAAGCTGAGCGGGGTGGCCGTGCGCCCCCTGGACGAGGCGCTCCGTTTCCTGGAGGGGGAAGCGACAAAAATCCTGCCCCAGGGGTACGTGCTCGACTACACCGGCGAATCGCGCCAGCTCCGCACCGAGGGGAACAAGTTCCTCCCGGCCTTCGCCCTGGCCATCGTCCTGATCTTCCTGGTGTTGGCGGCCCAGTTCAACAGCTTCCGGGACCCCTTCGTCATCCTGGCGGGCTCGGTCCCCCTGGCCATCTTCGGGGCACTCATCTTCACCTTCCTGAAGATGCCCGACCCCAACGTGGCCTTCTGGACCCACGGCTGGACCACCACCCTCAACATCTACTCCCAGGTGGGACTGGTGACCCTGGTGGGGCTGGTGTCCAAGAACGGCATCCTGATCGTGGAGTTCGCCAACCAGCTCCAGCTCCAGGGGCTGTCCAAGCACGACGCCGTACGCCAGGCGGCCATGACCCGTCTCCGGCCGATCCTGATGACCACCGCGGCCACCATTGCCGGCCACTTCCCCCTGACCCTGGTCTCCGGCGCCGGCGCTGCTGCCCGGAATTCCATCGGCCTCGTGCTGGTGGGGGGGATGTTCGTGGGCACCCTCTTCACCCTGTTCGTGGTCCCCTCCATCTACATGCTGGTGGCCCGCGACCACAGCCGCGACCGGGAGCGGGAGGCGGCGGTGGCGGCCGAAGGTGCGGCGACCAATCCCTGACCCAAGGAGACACCATGAGCTACCGACCCACCCGTGACGATGCCTGGAACCTGCTCGCCGAATACGTGCCCAGCGACAACCTGCGGCGGCACGCCCTGGCCGTGGAGGCGGTGATGCGCCACATGGCGCGCAAGCGGGGCGAAGACGAGGAGATGTGGGGAATCATCGGACTGGTGCACGACATCGACTACGAGCGCCACCCGGACGAGCACTGCGCCCATGCGCCGGAGATCCTGCGTTCCCGCGGCTGGCCCGAGGAGTACATCCGGGCGGTCCTTGCCCACGGCTGGGGCCTGTGCACCGACGTGGAGCCCCTCACCGACCTGGAGAAGACCCTCTACACCATTGACGAGCTGACGGGGCTG of Geobacter anodireducens contains these proteins:
- a CDS encoding hydrolase, which encodes MSYRPTRDDAWNLLAEYVPSDNLRRHALAVEAVMRHMARKRGEDEEMWGIIGLVHDIDYERHPDEHCAHAPEILRSRGWPEEYIRAVLAHGWGLCTDVEPLTDLEKTLYTIDELTGLVAAAALVRPSRSILDLPVKSVLKKWKDKAFAAGANRGVIEQGAAMLGMELADLIGETIEGMKPAAEEIGLRGTL